In the Verrucomicrobiota bacterium genome, GGTACCGGGGGTTCGAATCCCTCCTCCTCCGCCATTCTACGCTGAGCAGGGCGAAGCGAAGAATGGCGCCCTCCGTAGCTCGTAGAGCGTAGGCGGGCCGAATTTTCTTTTCCATCCATTGCTCAGCTACGAATGGAGAAGCCGACAAAGCGAAGCGCCAATCCCTCCTCCTCCCCCAACGGCGGCCTTTTCGAAGTTCAGGTCTATCGTCTTCGGTTAGAAGACAACTAGTCTGGGAGAACAGCCTTTGAGAGACGCTGCATCTTTTTCGAGATGGAGATAATACGCCTGCGTTCTCTCCAACCGATGAGTGCGGCCAAGCCAAGGGTGGCTGCAATAGCGGCGGGTTCTGGGACAGGAACGACTTCGCCGTCGGCCAGCTGGATTGTCTCATCGCCTGGGAAGTCGGCAAAAACAATCTGGGAACGTTGCTGGGCGGAGAGGCCACTATCATTGGATCCGAAGAACAATTGA is a window encoding:
- a CDS encoding PEP-CTERM sorting domain-containing protein (PEP-CTERM proteins occur, often in large numbers, in the proteomes of bacteria that also encode an exosortase, a predicted intramembrane cysteine proteinase. The presence of a PEP-CTERM domain at a protein's C-terminus predicts cleavage within the sorting domain, followed by covalent anchoring to some some component of the (usually Gram-negative) cell surface. Many PEP-CTERM proteins exhibit an unusual sequence composition that includes large numbers of potential glycosylation sites. Expression of one such protein has been shown restore the ability of a bacterium to form floc, a type of biofilm.) gives rise to the protein QLFFGSNDSGLSAQQRSQIVFADFPGDETIQLADGEVVPVPEPAAIAATLGLAALIGWRERRRIISISKKMQRLSKAVLPD